The nucleotide sequence ACTCTCCCGAGTAGAGTGCTAACAGGTGGTTTTGGGGCGACGATGGAGGATAGGAAGCAGCGGATCCTGCGGGCGATCACCGACGACTATATCCAGACGGCGGAGCCGGTCGGCTCCCGTACGGTCGCGCGCAAGTACCTGCCCGGCGTGAGTCCTGCGACCATTCGCAACGAGATGGCCGACCTCGAGGAGCAGGGTTACCTGGAGCAGCCGCATGCATCGGCCGGCCGCATCCCGTCCGACCTGGGGTACCGCTACTATGTCGAGGTGCTGATACCCCGGGAGGAGTTGCCTGCCGAGCCGCCGCAGGCGTGGCACGAGGAGCTGCTCGGGGCCAGGGATCCCGAAACGCTCATCACCCGAGCCGGGCGCGCTTTGAGCCGACGGGTGCGCTACTCCACGCTCGTCTTGCGGCCCTCGCTGCGCCGGCTGGTGCTCCGGCACGTGCGCTACACCCCCGTGGACCCGGAGCACGTGCTGCTGGTGGTCGTCGCCGACCCCGGCTTCGTGTACAACCGGCTGCTACGGTGGGCCGACGCCGAGGAGCGATCCGAGGTCCTGGAGCGGATGTCGACGACCCTGTCGCGGTTGCTCCACGGGGTCTCGGCGGAGGCGTTCACCCGCACGCTCCTCGAACAGGTGAGCGACGAGGTGCCGGACCCTCGCTGGCGTGACCTGGTGGTGGAGCCCCTGCTGGACCTGTTCACCGAAAACCGGGGGGCGGAGCAGGTCTACGTCGAGGGCGTGCCCTTCTTCCTGGAGCAGCCCGAGTTCAAGGACGTGGAGGTCGCCCGGCAGGTGCTGGACCGGCTCCAGGATCCTGACACGTTGATGGCGCTGTTGATGGACGGCGACGTGGCCGGGCTGGAGGTGACCATCGGCCACGAGCAGCCGGTGCCCGAATTGCAGCGGTGCAGCGTCGTCATGGCCCCGTACGGGAGGGGCGACCGGCCGATGGGCGTCATAGGGCTCATCGGGCCGACCCGCATGGACTACCGGCGGGCGCTCGCGGCGGTGGAGA is from Limnochorda sp. L945t and encodes:
- the hrcA gene encoding heat-inducible transcriptional repressor HrcA, yielding MEDRKQRILRAITDDYIQTAEPVGSRTVARKYLPGVSPATIRNEMADLEEQGYLEQPHASAGRIPSDLGYRYYVEVLIPREELPAEPPQAWHEELLGARDPETLITRAGRALSRRVRYSTLVLRPSLRRLVLRHVRYTPVDPEHVLLVVVADPGFVYNRLLRWADAEERSEVLERMSTTLSRLLHGVSAEAFTRTLLEQVSDEVPDPRWRDLVVEPLLDLFTENRGAEQVYVEGVPFFLEQPEFKDVEVARQVLDRLQDPDTLMALLMDGDVAGLEVTIGHEQPVPELQRCSVVMAPYGRGDRPMGVIGLIGPTRMDYRRALAAVESVSRVLTEAMTLLPDQT